Proteins encoded in a region of the Mesoflavibacter profundi genome:
- a CDS encoding FKBP-type peptidyl-prolyl cis-trans isomerase, with product MSKVKANDTVKVHYTGKLTNGQVFDTSAEREPLQAQLGQGQLIPGFENALIDMAVNEKKTVTIAKADAYGDVRTELFQKISKEELPKEITPEVGMGLMASRPDGSQQQLRVAEVNENHIVIDANHPLAGQDLIFDLEVVGIN from the coding sequence ATGAGTAAAGTAAAAGCAAACGATACTGTAAAAGTACATTACACAGGTAAATTAACCAATGGACAAGTGTTTGATACATCGGCAGAAAGAGAACCGTTACAAGCACAATTAGGACAAGGACAATTAATACCTGGTTTTGAAAACGCTTTAATAGATATGGCAGTTAACGAAAAGAAAACCGTAACAATTGCCAAAGCAGATGCTTACGGAGATGTACGTACAGAATTGTTTCAAAAAATATCAAAAGAAGAGTTACCAAAAGAAATTACACCAGAAGTTGGAATGGGCTTAATGGCGTCAAGACCTGATGGATCACAACAGCAATTACGTGTTGCAGAAGTAAATGAGAACCATATTGTTATTGATGCGAATCATCCTTTAGCTGGTCAAGATTTAATATTTGATTTAGAAGTTGTAGGAATCAACTAA